Sequence from the Penaeus chinensis breed Huanghai No. 1 chromosome 5, ASM1920278v2, whole genome shotgun sequence genome:
CAAATTTGGCATGAAATTAAGCTCACAGCACTTCACACGAGAGATTGGAAAAATAAGGATTGCACATACACCGCCCATGCTTCCCCGCCACACCCACGCCAAACCGGCAGCAAAAAAGTCGTTTCTACAGCGATGTTCTCGCTTTTTCTATCACGTGTTCAGAGGTGTTTCTATGTAAATTTTACGTTAATGCACATGACTCTATGTATAAAACGCATATAAAACTGAAAATTAAGTTGTGGACGGTAAGTATATACCGGTCGGTTAACGATATACACGAGCAGTTAGTGGAAATAAGGGAACAGGTTAAAACTTTAAAGGATGGGTCAAGGTAGCCAAAGTTGGGCCACGCCTGCAATAGTAGGGGTAAGGTCAAGAGGGAACGTGCAGTATATAAAGTTGCGTTCAACCGCTTGAACCACCAGTGTGATCCTTACACCAGCAACATGAAGTTTGTGAGTGTGAAAAGAACAACTATTATTGATTTGATATCCATAATATTCATCTGCGAAGAAAATATCTTGCCATTGACGTGGCGAATATTCACTCTCGTTATGATAAATaacatattcataaaatatacatatatctttcataGGTAATCATCGCATGCGTGGCCGCCGTGGCTTTTGCTGCTCCCCAATATGACTCCAGCGAAGAGTTCGTGCCAATCCTGAAGGACGATCGTGTTCATGAGGATGATGGAACTTTCAACTTCGACTTCGAAGCTGCCAACGGCATCCGCGTGTCCCAGGCTGGATCCCCCGACGGTGATGAGGACGCTGTTATCAAGGCCGGAGAATACTCGTGAGTATTTCTTGTTCTCAATCACCTTGTCAGGTTAACTTCAACCCTCACAAATAACATTTCTCAAACAGAAATTTTACAAATTATACGAACTTACATATTCTAACCACCTCTCTCATATCAGGTACACTGCACCTGACGGCACCCCCGTTGTCGTCAAGTACGtggctgacga
This genomic interval carries:
- the LOC125025686 gene encoding cuticle protein AMP1A-like, yielding MKFVIIACVAAVAFAAPQYDSSEEFVPILKDDRVHEDDGTFNFDFEAANGIRVSQAGSPDGDEDAVIKAGEYSYTAPDGTPVVVKYVADENGFQPQSDLLPVAPEFPHPIPQFVLDQIAKAAEEDRNRDDSDERYN